Proteins co-encoded in one Malus sylvestris chromosome 7, drMalSylv7.2, whole genome shotgun sequence genomic window:
- the LOC126630528 gene encoding AT-hook motif nuclear-localized protein 9-like, whose product MDRRDPMALSGSASYFTSRGITGSGTQSGIHGSPGIHPLSNTNIAFQSNIEGSNIGSTLPVGPSSAISQHGVNLGAPSAVPPGESFKRKRGRPRKYGPDGTVSLALSPAASANPGTVSSSPKRGRGRPPGSGKKQQLVSHGGLLSGSAGMGFTPHIISIAVGEDVATKIMAFSQQGPRAVCILSANGAVSTVTLRQPSTSGGTVTYEGRFEIICLSGSYLLTEIGGSRNRNGGLSVSLASPDGRVIGGGVGGMLIAATPVQVIVGSFIWGGSKTKNKKREAVEGVTDLEHETVDNSVALNSIQPDQSVSQSASLAAWQASRPLDMRNSHVDIDLMRG is encoded by the exons ATGGATCGGAGGGACCCTATGGCATTGTCGGGGTCAGCCTCTTACTTTACGTCTAGAGGAATAACTGGTTCCGGAACACAATCTGGGATACATGGATCACCAGGCATTCATCCCTTATCTAATACAAATATAGCATTTCAATCCAATATTGAAGGAAGTAACATTGGATCAACATTGCCGGTAGGGCCTTCTTCGGCTATTTCACAGCATGGTGTCAATCTGGGTGCACCATCCGCGGTGCCACCAGGCGAATCTTTTAAAAGGAAAAGAGGAAGACCTCGAAAATATGGACCTGATGGGACTGTTTCATTGGCATTGTCTCCTGCAGCATCTGCTAATCCTGGTACAGTATCATCAAGCCCAAAACGGGGTAGAGGGCGGCCACCAGGGTCTGGGAAGAAGCAACAATTAGTGTCTCATG GCGGATTGCTGTCTGGTTCTGCTGGGATGGGATTTACTCCACATATTATCAGCATTGCAGTGGGAGAA GATGTTGCAACAAAAATAATGGCGTTTTCGCAGCAGGGGCCAAGAGCTGTGTGCATCTTGTCAGCCAACGGTGCTGTCTCTACTGTGACGCTACGTCAGCCCTCAACTTCTGGTGGTACAGTCACATATGAG GGACGGTTTGAGATAATATGTCTCTCAGGCTCTTACTTGCTCACTGAAATTGGTGGTTCCCGAAACCGAAATGGCGGTCTGAGCGTCTCCCTTGCTAGTCCTGATGGTCGTGTCATTGGTGGAGGAGTAGGAGGGATGCTTATTGCAGCAACCCCTGTTCAG GTGATAGTAGGTAGCTTCATATGGGGTGGTTCGAAGACAAAGAACAAGAAAAGGGAAGCCGTAGAAGGTGTCACAGACTTGGAACACGAGACGGTTGACAATTCGGTTGCACTAAACAGCATTCAACCAGATCAGAGTGTAAGCCAAAGTGCTTCATTGGCCGCGTGGC